A portion of the Gammaproteobacteria bacterium genome contains these proteins:
- the fabZ gene encoding 3-hydroxyacyl-ACP dehydratase FabZ — protein sequence MDIHDILKQLPHRYPLLLVDKVTACHPGESITALKNVTINEPFFTGHFPQRPVMPGVLIIEAMAQATGILAFKTVGAAPDGNTLYVFAGIDKARFKRQVGPGDQIIINAKLIKRRRSIWKFEATASVNGQLAASAELMCAPTTI from the coding sequence ATGGATATTCACGATATCCTGAAACAATTGCCACACCGTTATCCCTTGCTATTAGTAGATAAGGTAACAGCTTGCCATCCCGGTGAGTCGATCACGGCACTCAAAAATGTCACTATAAACGAGCCGTTTTTTACCGGCCATTTTCCCCAGCGACCGGTAATGCCAGGAGTGTTGATTATCGAAGCCATGGCGCAGGCAACCGGCATTCTGGCCTTTAAAACTGTAGGCGCTGCTCCGGATGGAAATACCTTGTATGTATTTGCCGGTATCGATAAAGCGCGTTTCAAGCGTCAGGTCGGACCAGGTGACCAGATCATTATTAATGCAAAACTGATCAAGCGCAGACGCAGCATTTGGAAATTTGAAGCAACAGCCAGTGTGAATGGACAATTGGCTGCCAGCGCCGAATTAATGTGTGCTCCCACGACTATATAA
- a CDS encoding OmpH family outer membrane protein: MKKLVIFALLSIMLGTSIAVQAEVKIAVVNFPRLLAEAPQVKTATAAIQKEYESKAAQLKAKQKEVEQELIALKQQVERDFDVMSDDQKRAKSEEFRNKQIEFNAKEKQLLQEFNLKRNEKLGELNKTLMTQVNGLAQEQGYDLVLSEGVIYAKAALDITDKVLARLR, from the coding sequence ATGAAAAAGTTAGTTATCTTCGCACTGTTAAGTATCATGCTTGGTACATCAATTGCCGTTCAAGCGGAAGTAAAAATCGCAGTGGTAAATTTCCCACGCCTATTGGCAGAAGCTCCACAGGTTAAAACGGCAACAGCCGCGATCCAGAAAGAGTACGAGTCAAAAGCAGCCCAGTTAAAGGCAAAACAAAAAGAGGTCGAGCAGGAATTAATTGCACTTAAACAACAAGTCGAGCGCGATTTCGATGTGATGAGTGATGATCAAAAGCGTGCCAAATCTGAAGAGTTTCGCAATAAGCAGATTGAATTTAATGCCAAAGAAAAGCAATTACTGCAAGAGTTCAATTTAAAGCGAAATGAAAAACTTGGTGAGCTAAACAAAACTCTGATGACTCAGGTAAATGGTCTGGCGCAGGAACAGGGTTATGATCTGGTATTGAGCGAAGGTGTTATTTATGCCAAAGCCGCACTGGACATTACAGATAAAGTTTTGGCCCGCTTACGTTAA
- the lpxA gene encoding acyl-ACP--UDP-N-acetylglucosamine O-acyltransferase: MNTVENIHPSAIIDPSADIHPSAKIGAYAIIGANVSIGAESIIEPHVVIKGPTRIGKLNHIFSFACIGDAPQDKKYAGEPTELHIGDNNVIREYCSLNRGTAQDAFATRIGNNNLLMAYVHVAHDCQIGDHVILANNTTLAGHVHVGDHAILGGFTKVHQFVRIGTHSFMAFDTGLSRDVPPYVMTSGHPASPRGINKEGLKRRGFNAEEIKAIMQAYRFLYRNDLKLDEAKLRISELSQEHNVLKVFNAFFADSTRSIVR, translated from the coding sequence ATGAATACAGTAGAAAATATTCACCCTAGCGCTATTATTGATCCAAGTGCCGACATTCATCCCAGCGCCAAGATAGGTGCTTATGCAATCATTGGTGCGAATGTTTCTATTGGGGCCGAGAGCATTATTGAGCCGCATGTCGTGATCAAAGGTCCAACACGCATCGGCAAGCTCAATCATATATTCTCATTCGCGTGTATTGGCGACGCTCCCCAAGATAAAAAATACGCTGGCGAACCCACCGAATTGCACATTGGTGATAATAATGTAATTCGTGAATATTGCTCGCTAAATCGCGGCACCGCGCAAGATGCTTTTGCCACCCGCATTGGTAATAACAATTTATTAATGGCCTATGTGCACGTAGCGCATGATTGCCAAATTGGTGATCACGTGATTTTGGCCAACAATACAACCCTGGCAGGGCATGTGCATGTTGGTGATCACGCAATACTTGGCGGCTTTACCAAGGTGCACCAGTTTGTACGGATAGGAACTCACAGTTTTATGGCCTTTGATACCGGACTTTCACGAGACGTTCCACCGTATGTGATGACCAGTGGGCATCCGGCCAGCCCGCGTGGCATAAATAAAGAAGGTTTAAAGCGTCGTGGTTTTAACGCGGAAGAGATCAAGGCCATTATGCAAGCCTATCGGTTCCTGTACCGCAATGACCTGAAACTGGACGAAGCAAAATTACGGATTTCTGAATTGTCACAAGAGCACAATGTATTGAAAGTTTTTAATGCGTTTTTTGCCGACAGCACCCGCAGTATTGTTCGTTAA
- the lpxB gene encoding lipid-A-disaccharide synthase: MQRVGIIAGELSGDLLGAGLIKAILSRYPDVKFEGIAGPHMQQANCEAWYAADDLAVMGLSEVVSHLPRLLSIKKNVIKRWQSNPPDLFIGIDAPDFTLRVAKVLKQSGVHTMHYVSPSVWAWREGRVKGIAKAVDDLFCLLPFEPEYYSETNVTAHFVGHPMADKIQNKEINPNKDTSGAFQIAVLPGSRQGELNKLAIPFLQTVAILAKRYPQASFHIPAAKETFIPFLEKLILRHAPQAAIVIEKANAGQILAQSDCALIASGTATLEAMLHHCPMVVGYQLARSTAFLLRMTNALKTRYFALPNILANQSLVAEIIQNELTPQRLSAEIIQLLENSDKRLAMQQEFKQLHAVLQQNTDNKVASIVIKQLQHMKHANI; the protein is encoded by the coding sequence ATGCAGCGCGTCGGAATAATTGCAGGAGAATTGTCTGGCGACTTGCTTGGTGCCGGACTGATCAAGGCCATACTCTCTCGTTATCCCGATGTGAAATTCGAGGGTATTGCCGGGCCTCACATGCAACAGGCAAATTGCGAAGCCTGGTATGCTGCCGATGATCTGGCAGTGATGGGATTAAGTGAGGTTGTTTCTCACCTGCCAAGACTGCTGTCAATAAAGAAAAATGTGATAAAACGTTGGCAGTCCAATCCGCCCGATCTGTTTATTGGTATCGATGCACCTGATTTTACCTTACGTGTTGCTAAAGTTCTCAAACAGTCCGGCGTGCATACCATGCATTATGTATCCCCCTCGGTGTGGGCATGGCGAGAAGGTCGCGTCAAAGGCATAGCCAAAGCAGTCGACGATCTGTTTTGCCTGTTACCTTTCGAGCCTGAATACTATTCTGAAACAAATGTTACAGCGCATTTTGTCGGTCATCCGATGGCTGACAAGATCCAGAATAAAGAGATCAATCCAAATAAGGATACATCCGGTGCGTTTCAAATCGCAGTCTTGCCGGGCAGTCGTCAGGGCGAATTGAATAAGCTCGCAATACCTTTTTTGCAAACTGTGGCAATATTGGCAAAGCGTTATCCACAAGCAAGCTTTCATATTCCAGCGGCAAAAGAGACATTTATTCCTTTTTTAGAGAAGTTAATACTTCGGCATGCGCCACAGGCTGCAATTGTCATTGAAAAAGCTAATGCCGGACAAATCCTTGCCCAGTCAGACTGTGCCTTAATCGCTTCCGGAACGGCCACCCTTGAAGCCATGCTGCATCATTGTCCAATGGTTGTCGGCTATCAGCTTGCAAGGAGTACGGCTTTTTTGTTGCGCATGACCAATGCCTTAAAAACCCGGTATTTTGCTTTGCCGAATATCCTGGCAAACCAGTCACTGGTCGCCGAAATCATTCAAAATGAACTCACGCCGCAACGCTTAAGCGCCGAGATCATTCAGCTTTTGGAAAATTCCGATAAAAGACTGGCGATGCAACAAGAATTCAAACAGCTGCATGCGGTCTTGCAACAGAATACTGACAATAAAGTGGCCTCAATCGTAATTAAACAGCTGCAACACATGAAACATGCAAACATTTGA
- the lpxD gene encoding UDP-3-O-(3-hydroxymyristoyl)glucosamine N-acyltransferase — translation MSFTLGELAVKFGCELRGDPAQQINSIATLSSASAGDISFFTNKKYLSELRLTQASAVILKRDALDSCAVDALVCANPYATYARIAQLFHPPQRAPIGVHATAVILASHIPDSVCIGPNVVIEENVQLGENVSIAANSFIGKNVTLGNNCTIAPNVTIQHGSMLGSDCIIHSGVVIGGDGFGQAPDVDGFVKIPQIGNVLIGNSVEIGANTTVDRGTLEDTVIENGVKLDNLIQIGHNVRIGEHTVIAACTGISGSTTIGKRCMIGGRAGFVGHIEICDDVIINSSTVITSSITEKGVYSGAGGFTFAGAKEWMRNVAQFKRLNELAKRIKKLEKDK, via the coding sequence ATGTCTTTTACTCTTGGTGAGTTAGCCGTCAAATTTGGTTGTGAGCTGCGCGGAGATCCCGCTCAGCAAATTAACTCAATTGCCACGTTATCGTCAGCCTCGGCTGGCGATATCTCGTTTTTCACCAACAAAAAATACCTGAGTGAGTTAAGACTAACGCAGGCCAGCGCAGTTATATTGAAACGCGATGCGCTTGATTCATGTGCTGTTGACGCACTTGTTTGCGCAAACCCATACGCAACTTATGCGCGAATTGCACAGCTCTTCCACCCTCCACAACGTGCTCCAATTGGGGTGCATGCAACTGCCGTCATATTGGCCTCGCATATCCCTGATTCAGTTTGTATCGGGCCAAATGTGGTGATTGAGGAAAATGTTCAATTAGGTGAAAACGTTTCCATCGCTGCCAACAGTTTTATTGGCAAAAACGTCACACTAGGTAATAACTGCACAATCGCACCTAATGTGACTATTCAGCATGGTTCAATGCTTGGATCAGATTGTATAATTCATTCCGGTGTTGTTATTGGGGGAGACGGTTTTGGTCAAGCTCCGGATGTAGACGGGTTTGTCAAAATTCCCCAGATCGGAAATGTGCTCATCGGAAATAGTGTCGAGATCGGAGCCAACACCACTGTAGACAGAGGTACACTTGAAGATACTGTAATTGAGAATGGCGTGAAGCTCGATAACCTGATCCAGATAGGCCATAATGTACGCATTGGTGAACACACGGTTATTGCAGCCTGTACAGGTATTTCAGGCAGTACCACAATCGGTAAACGCTGCATGATCGGTGGTCGCGCAGGTTTTGTTGGACATATAGAGATCTGTGATGATGTAATTATCAATTCAAGTACTGTCATCACTTCATCAATCACTGAAAAGGGAGTTTACAGTGGCGCCGGTGGTTTTACATTTGCCGGAGCAAAAGAGTGGATGCGTAATGTGGCACAGTTCAAGCGTTTGAATGAATTGGCCAAGCGCATCAAAAAACTGGAAAAAGATAAATAA